The sequence TTAAGATCAATAATTTACATGTTATGTGCATATATTTGCCCTTATCTCTAGCAGCTCATGGTGGGAACATGTTAAGAAAATAATTTCCAACAAATCATACCAGAAATTTTTTAGTCTGAGTAAAGTGGCTTCAAATCTCGAACCAGGTTGATAAAAAAATTCTGTGTTTAAatgctagatttcataaatattttcctaTCATTTATAAGTTTAGAATATATCAGttcattttaagataagtataaatcagattttaaaaattattttagcttTTCCTCAACTTACAAGATGTAACTGTTTTACAGAAGAAAATCAAGCAATGAAAAAGTTTGGCCACGGAAAACTCGGGAAGGACCCAACTGTTGAGATGAGCTTTTTACCTGACAGGTATGACATATAACTTTAGTTACATTTTCTGAGATTGTCACTGAAGCaagataattttattttactACTTGTTTGGCCTTTAATCTCTGAGTGTGTGGTGCCAAGAATGATCTTTCAGGGAGAGAGAAGCAGAGGAACAAGCAGAACAGGAGAGATTACGGAGGCAGTGGCTTCATGAACAGGAGTTGATTAAAAGTATCACCACATTCTAATCACTTTGCTATCTTGTGTTGGCTACTAGTTAAGTTAATGCGCTAAACTTGTTCTTCATTATGTTTCAGACGAGCCTCTGCAAATTACTTATAGTTACTGGCATGGAGCAGGCCACAGGAGAGTGATCCAGGCAAACTTTTCTCATTCTTAGAAATTTGCTCTGTGTTTTACTATTATTATAGTTGAATTTACATTAGCATTCCTAATTTTATTTGGATCATTAGGTTCACAAAGGTGATACTGTTGGAGAATTCCTTCGAGCTGTTCAGCGGCAACTCGCACCCGAGTTTCGAGAGATACGTACAACATCAGTGGAGAATCTTCTCTATGTGAAAGAAGATCTTATCATTCctcatgtattttttttttctcaatttttttattattattgttggtTACTAGTCTTTTCCAAAGTGTGGTTATTTTATGATTAACCTTCCCCGTGTTTGAAATTTCAGAAACACAGTTTCTACGAGTTAATTATCAACAAAGCAAGGGGAAAAAGTGGACCGGTAATGGTTGGTCTTGCAAATAATCAATTTTGACTTgcatttttctttgttagcttATTGGAGAGTTCTAGTAAACTATTCCTATTTACAGTAggcaaaaattattttatttttctcttacaaaaagcttttttttaataaaaaatctgGTATATCCAGAAAAATGGAATTTACCTTTAGCTGAATGCTAGCTTCCTTTATTATGATGCAATGTTTCTTCTATATCATAGATGAGTCCTCTATAGCCTACAAGAAAAAATCATTATTGTAATTTTTAATTTGATTATTTGGAGAGttttcttatttatatttgcaagCCAGCAATATTGAGATGACTTGCTTGGCATTCTCCATTGTCTCTTTTgagctttttttttcaatattttttcctttttcctaagTTTATGTCATATCTTTGGCATCAATCAAAAATTGAATATGTAAACcctgcatctctctctctctctctggggtAATGTAACCCCTGCATGTCATTAACCATCGGAGATTTCAGTCTTCCAATCATGTCAGCTAGCAGAAGTAATAATCAAGCTTGCATGATATTGCGGTTTTCCCCTTGGTTCCTGGAGGaggaaggggaaaaaagaaagctTTAACCTTTGATCATATAAACTAGCATTCTCAGTTCGATTCTCTCTCTGTGATTCTCTCTGtctgtctctctctatctctctcacgATTTTGCTTGATTTAACCAGTCTACTTTTTGGAAACTTGGCAGGTTTGGAAGTGTATAGTATTAACTCTTGTTTTCTTGTTTGCAGCTTTTCCACTTTGATGTTCATGAGGATGTGAGAACAATTGCTGATGCAACAATAGAGAAAAATGAGGTATATTGTCCAACTTTAGCCAGTTATCAACCTCCATTAATAAAATTTGACTTAAGCAATTTAGACATTTAATATTTTTGGCCTTTCTCAGTGAATGTTTACATGATATGATGTTATTTCTTGATTTCAAGACTTGAAAATTTCTTTGCTTCTGGTTGATGTACTCAAGTACAGGCAACACTAGAAAAGTCTCTGGTGTTTTGTGACCTTGAAAAGTCTTTATGCTGGATGTAAATTCTCACTAATCTATGCATTTATAGAAGTAATATTCTATGCTGTAAAGTAACTAGTAATGCTGTATTTTTATTGagaaaaaagaagggaagaatcACTGGCGTAAATTGCCCAGATTCAAATACTTGGGGATGCACATGGCTGCATACAAACCAGGCTGTTCATGAACAGCTTGGGCTTTGCTCCGTAATAGGCTGGTTTGAGCTCAGTTTGTCGAGAAAACAAGCTGAACTCAAACATTTTTCAGAGCTTGGCTCAAAAATGAGCTGAGCGTGAAGACCTCAGTCTCGCAAAAATCGATATGAGCTTGGCTTTGCTCGGTAAAATTTTGTTTAAGCTCAGTTCAAATGACAAACAAGCCAAGCTTAAACAGCTTGTCAAGCTCGGCTCTGTTACTCTTATATGATAAGCCAAGCCTGGACATCCTACTGCTCACTGgtccttttttctttccaatCCTGGATGCGGCACCCAGAAATTGAACCTGTAACCTCCTGCAAATGGAAGGGGGTTTGTAACCACTGGGTCATGACCCATTTCATAGCAAGTGGTGCCATTGTGTTCATGCTTGTATTAACCAGGGGACAATTTTGTTGAAAGAGATTGCTTAAGCTTGATCTTTTTGCCTATACATCCTATCTGTGAGGGTGAGGAGGAGGTCCGAAAATGAGTAAccacacttctttttttttttaactttgatCAACTACGAATATTTACTGAACATGGGCATGGATTTTCTTCAAGGTTTCATTTATGAATCGGCCTAACTGTCCTAATGAGAATTTCATCTCACATGTTGGCAGTCTCACGCTGGAAAGGTTTTTGAGAGGCACTGGTACGAGAAAAACAAGCATATCTTCCCTGCCTCAAGATGGGAGGTACATCTCCTCCTCATGTTATATGCTTCTTGCCGTTTAGCATGAATGTAACTGCGGACAAAATATCTGACTTTGTGGAGGATTGGCATGGCTATTTTGCTTCTTATATTTTCTACGGGCTGCACTAAATTGTAGCCGTTCTTCTCTCTCTGTCTCCAGATATATGATCCAACAAAGAAGTGGGAGCGATGCACGATTCAGGCGATTGAACTAGAAAATGGATTTAAGCCATGACTAACTTGCTGAGTCAAGTCATATTTATCAGGAAAAGAAAGCCTGTTTTCCTACAGAGGCTCTGAGACTGAAAGCCTTTTTTCTCTTATGCTGAATGCCGCAGTACTTTCTAACCGTTTAAGTGGTACTGAAGATTGCAGATGGATTTGTAAAATTGTTTTGCTGGTAACCCTGTAATATAGTAGACATTAAATTAAAATGTCATGTTACTTGACTTTCTTGAAGCTCCTACAAAAATGTAGCAGTCTTCGTTTCCTGTCAACTTCCAGCATGTCCTTGGAAGCACGGTCGAGACTTAGGCATTTGGCAATATTCCCCTAGATGCGAAGACTTGGAgtttgggggaaaaaaaaaggaagacagAAATTCATCAAAAGTTCAGAAAAAAAGTTGGATAACTATTTATTGGAAAAATTAACAAATACAAAGAGCATAAACTTATTGAAATATTTATACATATAATCATATCGAAAAAGTATGGAGACATACAAGAGCAACAAATACAAGTATCAATAATATGCAATTAAAGTTTCTTTTATTAAGGGTGAATAATTTGTGAATAAATTGTAAAATCTCTGAAAAATTTGTGCGCACTCGAATTATTCTGGATTTGCTTGTTTACCATGAAAATCTTGTTATCACTCTGGGAATATAGTTATGCTTGAAGTGGCATTCTCAGAGGCCATCATCACCATCACCGACACGCACTGCATCATGAAGGTCTCCA is a genomic window of Phoenix dactylifera cultivar Barhee BC4 chromosome 4, palm_55x_up_171113_PBpolish2nd_filt_p, whole genome shotgun sequence containing:
- the LOC103723455 gene encoding protein XAP5 CIRCADIAN TIMEKEEPER-like, yielding MAGMGDGYVGTALDAVRIRRLEKQREPERRKIQELENKSAAGGGGSQTSLLQFGSGTSEILETAFKKETVGLVTREQYVEKRANIWNKIEEEEKEKLQKLQQEEEKLQFQKRKKRRIKGDARLSFADDIENGSNEEDAENKENQAMKKFGHGKLGKDPTVEMSFLPDREREAEEQAEQERLRRQWLHEQELIKNEPLQITYSYWHGAGHRRVIQVHKGDTVGEFLRAVQRQLAPEFREIRTTSVENLLYVKEDLIIPHKHSFYELIINKARGKSGPLFHFDVHEDVRTIADATIEKNESHAGKVFERHWYEKNKHIFPASRWEIYDPTKKWERCTIQAIELENGFKP